DNA from Candidatus Nezhaarchaeota archaeon:
CAAGGGGGTCATGGGGAAGGTGGTTGAGGTTGATACCTCTAAGCTAAGGGTACACGTGGAGGGAGTCATGGACGAGAAGATGGACGGCACTAAGTACTATGTACCTATACACCCCTCCAACCTCCTCATAACTAAGCTAGACCTCTCGGATAAGGCTAGGAGGGCGGTTATTGAGCGTAGGGCGTCGGTTAAAGGGGGGAGTTGAACGTGGGCAAGATGGGCGGCTCTCGCCGCCTTAAGCGCCATGCTGCGCCCGCATTCTGGCCGGTTAGACGGAAGGAGTATAAGTGGGTAGTTAAGCCTAGCCCAGGCCCGCACCCAATTGAGAAGTGCATTCCTCTCCAGTTAGTTATACGCGACATACTCGGCTATGCTGAAAGCGCTAGGGAGGCGA
Protein-coding regions in this window:
- the rplX gene encoding 50S ribosomal protein L24; this encodes MSTKSHKPSRQRKALFNAPLHIKHKMLAAHLSKELRQQYGFRSLPLRKGDTVMVMRGDFKGVMGKVVEVDTSKLRVHVEGVMDEKMDGTKYYVPIHPSNLLITKLDLSDKARRAVIERRASVKGGS